In bacterium, the DNA window TCAGGATTGCGAAAAACCTCAATGCGCCTGTTCTGCTTAAATACGGAAGGGATATAATAATCGTGGACAGCAAAAACAGGTCAATGCTTGATTATCCTGATTTAAATCTTCCCGGGGCCGAAGGAGAATTTTTTTCTACAGGCAGAGATGGTTACTGGCTTAATCCGGGGGATGACAGGGTGACATCCCTGATTTCTAGGCTTATTCAGGGCGTAATGGAAGAATATCCGGATATCGACGGTATACACCTTGATTTTATCAGGTATCCTTATTGTGTCCCTTACTCGCCTGGATCCTTGTGGATGAAGGGTGTTGATTTCGGATATAACAGGGTAAACAGGCAAAAATTTTCAGATGCTTACGGGCTGGACCCGTTATATATGGATAAAAACAGTGTAAACTGCCGGTTATGGGATGATTTCAGAAGGGGTTTGATATCCGGCTTCATAAAAGAGCAGGGGACTATTGTGAGAGAGTCCGGTAAAGAGTTTTCAGTGGCGGCCTTATGCTGGCCCGACAGGGCTTATCTGTCTTCCTTTCAGGACTGGAGGATGTGGATGGAGGATAATTACCTGGATTTTATTGTTATTATGAATTACGGGACAGACCGCAAACTGGTGAGATATCTTTCAAAAGAGGCAATGGCGTTCAGGCGCGACAGCGGCGTCTATATAGGGCTGGGGGCATATTTGCTGAAAGGAAGCCCGGATGAATTAAAAACGCAGATAAAAGATGCGGAAGAAGTTTTTCCTGACGGGATTACGTTTTTTTCATATGACTCCGTTAAGGACCAGCCCCGGGTAACCGAGATTATTAGCGGGTTGGATTGATAAGCCGGATAAATGATATGGGTAAAATTATTAAAGACAGGCCGGTTAAATATACTGCAGGCCTGTTATATAAATCGGGAATTGAAGAAATGCTGGAGTTGTTAGTTCCGGTTCTGGGTGATATCGACGGACAAAGCAGGGAAGAGGAATTTTCGTTTACGGATTATTATGAGAGGGAAATGGGAAAAAACCTTAAAAGGATATTTGTAAGTTTTAAGAAGCTGCAGCCGCCGGAGCTGATTGCTGATATTAAGATAAAAACCAATCAGGTGGAGTCGGAGACATCGAAATCAGGGAAAAGGGTTTTTAATATAGACCCGGGTTATCTTGACCTTGCCAAGCTTGTCGTAGCTTCAACTAAAGATGCCACATACAGGGTTTATATTAAAAATGGAATTTTTGCGCAGGGAATGTTATATTTTGCGAATAATTCTTACAGGCCGTGGGAATGGACATACAGGGATTATAAAGAGGATTTCAGCATAGAGTTTTTTAATAAAACCAGGGAAACTTACAGAAAGCAGATTGAATTATGGCAACGGTAAAACCTTTCAAAGCTTTAAGGCCGGAACCGGGGTTAACATCGAAAATAGCTTCTTTGCCCTATGATGTTGTATCAAGGGAAGAGGCGCTGACTTATTCAAGGGGGAATCCATTCAGTTTTTATCATGTGGTAAAGGCAGAAATCGATTTACCTCCCGAAACAGATGAGCACTCGAAAGAGGTATATAAAAAGGCGAAGGAAAATTTTGACAGGTTGGTTAAAAACAGAATACTCATCCAGGACCAGAAAGAATGTTTTTATATTTACAGGCAGAAGATGAAAGAGCATGCGCAGACAGGGATAGTCGCCTGTATCGCGGTGGATGAATATATTTCCAATACCGTGAAAAAGCACGAACTTACGAGGGAAGAAAAGGAAAAAGACAGGACAAACCATATCGCGGCGCTAAAAGCTAATACGGGTCCTGTTTTTCTGATTTACAGGGGGAAAAATGAAATAGATGAGGTTATTGAGAAGATTACGGCCGGAAAACCGGAGATTTCATTCTGTTGTGACTTTGAAGTTACCCATGAATATTGGATACTTGACGATCCCGGACTCATCGATGAACTGGTTAATCATTTTAAACAGGTTCCCGCGCTTTATGTCGCGGACGGACATCACAGGCTGGCGGCCGCGGTCAATGTCGCGAATATGTGCCGCGAAAAAAACAAAGATTTCACCGGACATGAAGAATTTAATTTTGCCATGGGAATTATATTCCCCCATAACCAGATTAAGATTCTCCCTTATAACAGGGTGCTTAGAGATGTTGATATTGTCGATAGAGAGCGGTATCTGAGCGTTTTAAAGGATGAGTTCAGGGTTGAACATTCAAATAGCGGCGTACCCGGGAAAAAAGGGATTTTATGCATGTATATGGCAGGCAGGTGGTTTTCTCTGGAGTTGAAGAATCCGGATGGTATTGCCGGCACGGCAAATAAGCTCGATGTAAGCATCCTGCAGGATAAAATACTTTCAAGGATATTCGGTATAGAAGATCCGAGAAAAGACACAAGGCTTGATTTTATAGGCGGCAACAGGCATCCGGATGAATTAAAAAAACTGGTTGATTCCGGGGCGTATAAAATCGCCTTCAGTCTGTTTCCGACTTCGGTTAATGACCTTTTTGAAATATCTGATGAAGGAGGTATTATGCCTCCGAAATCAACATGGTTTGAACCTAAGTTAAGAAGCGGTATATTCGTTCATCTGCTGGAATGATCCGGGCTGTTGAATTTTTTGTAAGATGCCGTCAGAGTCTTCCATGCTTCCTGAGGGTTTTCACAGGCAAGCTGTGACATAGCTTCGGTTCCCATATAGCTCCACGCGGCTATATCCCTTATGCCGCAGGAAAAAGCCGCTTCGCACGCGATTGTAATGAACCTTTCCTCGCCCTTTCTTATCCTGAAGTTTTGTATCCATATATGGGCTCGTTTGCCATGTTTTTCGGCGATGTCCTTTATTTTCCGGGAAAAAGTTTTCACATGTTCCGCAATTGTATTTTCGGTTATATCGGACAGGTGATTCCAATAGGGGTCCGTCCCTATTGATTCAATGGCGGGTATCCCGGCTATTTCAGTCCATAGTAAAGTGTTGTCGATATCGGGCAGAAAACAGATGGAATTTTTTATTCCGTTTGCCGAAGCGTATCCTGAAACGGTTTTTATTAAATCAAACAGCGAAGCGCGCTGAAACGATTTGACCTCATCGTTTATGTTGGCAGGGATATCTTTTTT includes these proteins:
- a CDS encoding family 10 glycosylhydrolase; protein product: MKSKPSFSSHAAFSLKTGRYIKIILFFLSFSVCFSSVTASGVPLSIWVECEGSNKTLSSEQKITEMIDFCSNTGIREIFVQIYRGNRTWFKTALAGEGLVDDTPYRDFLEKEKGLDLLNTVIKKAHARKIKVHGWINAFRIAKNLNAPVLLKYGRDIIIVDSKNRSMLDYPDLNLPGAEGEFFSTGRDGYWLNPGDDRVTSLISRLIQGVMEEYPDIDGIHLDFIRYPYCVPYSPGSLWMKGVDFGYNRVNRQKFSDAYGLDPLYMDKNSVNCRLWDDFRRGLISGFIKEQGTIVRESGKEFSVAALCWPDRAYLSSFQDWRMWMEDNYLDFIVIMNYGTDRKLVRYLSKEAMAFRRDSGVYIGLGAYLLKGSPDELKTQIKDAEEVFPDGITFFSYDSVKDQPRVTEIISGLD
- a CDS encoding DUF4416 family protein, whose amino-acid sequence is MGKIIKDRPVKYTAGLLYKSGIEEMLELLVPVLGDIDGQSREEEFSFTDYYEREMGKNLKRIFVSFKKLQPPELIADIKIKTNQVESETSKSGKRVFNIDPGYLDLAKLVVASTKDATYRVYIKNGIFAQGMLYFANNSYRPWEWTYRDYKEDFSIEFFNKTRETYRKQIELWQR
- a CDS encoding DUF1015 family protein, translated to MATVKPFKALRPEPGLTSKIASLPYDVVSREEALTYSRGNPFSFYHVVKAEIDLPPETDEHSKEVYKKAKENFDRLVKNRILIQDQKECFYIYRQKMKEHAQTGIVACIAVDEYISNTVKKHELTREEKEKDRTNHIAALKANTGPVFLIYRGKNEIDEVIEKITAGKPEISFCCDFEVTHEYWILDDPGLIDELVNHFKQVPALYVADGHHRLAAAVNVANMCREKNKDFTGHEEFNFAMGIIFPHNQIKILPYNRVLRDVDIVDRERYLSVLKDEFRVEHSNSGVPGKKGILCMYMAGRWFSLELKNPDGIAGTANKLDVSILQDKILSRIFGIEDPRKDTRLDFIGGNRHPDELKKLVDSGAYKIAFSLFPTSVNDLFEISDEGGIMPPKSTWFEPKLRSGIFVHLLE